CGGCTTCGACCTTCCCGAGATAGACATCGCCCACCATGCGGCGGGCATCGGGCCGATCGACCAGCAACTCCACCAGTTGGCCGTCCTCGAGAATGGCGACCCGCGTTTCGCGCGGTGTCGCATTCACCAGGAGTTCTCGCTTCATTGACGCATACCACGTTCGCAGGGCGCCTGGCGACTCCAGGCACCGAGGCCGCGGTGCAACACGGTGAACCTACGGGATGGCCCGCGCGCGCCGGAGGAGGGGGCCGCGGCACGGACAAACGTCACAGGGCTCCCCCACCAGACCGACCGATCGGACGGACACCTCGCGCCCGCCAACGCGGCCATCCAGCGCGTCGGACTGACCGACCGCAGCAGGAGGCGCAGAACACGGGAATGAACACGGGCATCCGCGATCGACGCACACGAGGTGTGTCGGGCGGTGAGACGCGTACGTGGGTCGGTCGGCGGCGCGCTGGCCCCGGCCGGCCCTCCGCACAAACGCAAACGGCCCGCGAGTCGCGCGGGCCGCCGGCGCCTGAAGCGACGGCTAAAGGAACGGCGTAAGCTACCGTGGGGTGAGGGTTTCCCGCAATGTGGCTGAAGTCGATACTCAAAACTCCTCACCCAAACGCAAAACCCGGAACTGATCAGTCCCGGGTTCTGCGTTCAGGTCGCGAGTCCCGAGTACCTCAGGCCGCCAATCCCTTCAGCAGGTGCCGCGCGATGACCAGACGCTGGATCTCGCTCGTGCCCTCGCCGATTTCACAGATCTTCGCGTCGCGCATGTAGCGCTCCACCGGGTAGTCCTTCGTGTACCCGTAGCCGCCATGGATCTGGATGGCCTTGATGGTGGCGCGCATGGCCAACTCCGAGCAGAACAGCTTGGCCATGGCCGCTTCCTTGCCGAACGGCTTCCCGTTCTGCGACAGCCAGGCGGCATGGTACATGAGGTGACGGCCCGCCTCGATTTCCGTGGCGATGTCACTCAGCTGGAACTGTACGCCCTGGAAGCTCGCAATGGCCGAGCCGAACTGCTTGCGCACGCTGGCGTACTTGAGCGACTCATCGAGCGCCCCCTGGGCGATGCCCAGCGACAGCGCCGCGATGCCGATGCGACCGGCATCGAGCGTCTTCATGAAGTTGATGAAGCCCAGGCCTTCGGTGCCCAGCAAGTTCTCTTCGGGCACTTCCACGTTGTCAAACAGCAGTTCACGGGTGTCCGACGCACGCCAGCCGAGCTTGTCTTCCTTCTTGCCGGCCTTGAAGCCCGGCATGTTGGGCAGCGTGTCGTCATGACCCACACCGAGCACGCGGCAGGCGTCGACGTCCACCGATTCCTTGGTGAGAATGAAGCTCGAGATGCCTTTCGTGCCCGCCGAAGGGTCAGTCACGGCCGTGACCACGAAGACCTCACCAACGCCCGCGTGCGTGATGAAACGCTTGCTGCCGTTGAGGATGTAACGGTCGCCCTTCTTCACGGCCGTGGTACGCGTACCGCCGGCGTCGCTGCCTGCCGCTTCCTCGGTGAGGCCGAAGCCGCCGAGCACCTTGCCGCTGGCCAGGAGTGGCACATAGCGCTCGAGCTGCGACTTCGTACCGAAGTTGACGATGGGCGAGGTGCCCAGCGTGGTGTGGGCGCTGATGGTGATCGAGTGCGACGCGCAGACCTTGGCCAGCTCTTCGATGGCGATCATGAAGCTGATCGTATCGAAGCCGGCGCCGCCAAGCTCTTCGGACCACGGCACACCAAGCAGACCAAGCTCGCCCATCTTCTTCACGTTCTCCCAGGGGAACGTCGAGGCTTCGTCATGCTGCGCCGCGACCGGCGCCACATGCTCGCGCGCGAAGGCGCTGACCATGTCACGAACAGCGAGATGCTGCTCGGAGAAGTACAAACTGTCGTCCATTGCCGACGGTGGGTTCAGGGCAGGTAAAGGAGGGCAACTGCAGGTGGGACCGGTGCCCGCACGTGGCACGCGTCCCCCGCAAGGCTACGCACGAGGCCGGGTGCGCGTTCGCGCGGGCCGTGAACTCTCAAGGGCCGCGGGCGCATTGCTCGTTCCCAGACAGCGATCACAGGCACCGCACGAGGCGCGGGCCTCAGGGTCTCCGAAATAGCGCAGGACGAACGCTCTTCGGCAATAGCGGGTTTGCGCATACCGCTGCATGGCATCGAGTCGACCGAGGTCGGCCTGACGCCGACGCTCCAGCAGCGCCCAGTCCACCGGAATGGTCTGCCCGGTCTGGACTCGTGGATCGATGCGCATGCCACCGCCCGTTGCCGTCCACGTGACGAACTGCTGCGACTCGAGTCGCTCCAGGACCGGGACCAGACCCATCGCACCGCCAAGTCCAGGCGGCAAACCGTCGAGATCCACACTCGCACCAGTCTCCAGACGTTTGCCCACCGCGCGCCAAAGCGCGCGCAGCACTTCCCGATCAAACTCGCGCTCTCCCACCAGTTCGCGCGTGATGCGCGCTGGTGTGGCCAGGAGCCGCACGAACACGCGGCCCGGCGCTGGCGGTTCGATGGTGCACAGGCCATGCGCCATCAGCACTCTGAGCGCGGCGCCCACTTTGCGGTCGCCCACCTTGGGCGGCACGCGCTGCACGAGGTCTTCCAGCGTGAGCGGCGCGAAGCCCGTCGGATCGGCCGCCTGCTGCATCTGCTTCCACACCAGTTCCACCACGCTGCGCTCGGGATGTGCGTTGGCGATGAAGAACTCGTGCGTGAATCGATCGGGATAGCTGTGCAGCAACACACAGGTACTCTGCTTGCCGTCGCGCCCTGCCCGCCCGGCTTCCTGGTAGTACGCTTCCAGCGTACCCGGCATGGCGTGATGCACGACCAGACGCACATCGGGTTTGTCGATGCCCATGCCGAAGGCACTGGTCGCGACGATGACCCGCGCGCGTTCATTCATGAAGGCGTCCTGCGCGCGCTGACGCAGACTGTCGTCGAGGCCCGCGTGATAGGCGGTGGCGCGAATGCGACCGCGCACCAGAGTGGCCGTCACGCGCTCCACCGCCTTGCGGGTGGGCGCATACACAATGGCCGGCCCCTCGGCCTCGCGCAGCCACTGCACCGCCGTGCTGTCCTTGTCGTGCTGCGTGCGCGTGGGCACCACGTGATACGTGAGATTGGTGCGGTCGAAGCCGGCCACCACCACCTCGGGTTCGCGCAGTGCCAACTGCTTGACAATGTCCTGTCGCACATCCGGTGTGGCCGTCGCGGTCAGCGCCACCGTCTGCGGTCCACCCAGCCCGTCGCGAATGCGACCGATGCGCCGGTAGCTGGGCCGGAAGTCATGACCCCACTCACTGATGCAGTGCGCTTCATCCACAGCCAGCAGGGCCACACCAATGTCGGCCAGGCGCTGCATCGTGCGGCCCGCGTCCATGCGCTCCGGCGCCAGATACAGCAGCTTGAGTGAGCCATCGCGCGCCCGCGCCATGCGATCGGACACTTCGTTGCTGCTCAGCGTGCTGTTGATGTAGGCCGCACTGAGTCCGCGTCGCTCGAGCGCCTCCACCTGATCTTTCATGAGGCTGATGAGTGGACTGACCACAATGGTCAGCCCCTCGCGCATGAGCGCCGGCACCTGATAACACAGGCTCTTACCGCCGCCGGTGGGCAGCACCACCAGCGCGTCGCGACCCGACAACACCGCCTGCACCGCACGAACCTGCGGCGGACGGAACTCCGGATAGCCGAAATGCTGCCGCAGCGTGGCGCGCGCCTGATCGAACGCGGCGGACACGTCAGTCTGCGGTATGGAAGTGCGCGAAGCGGACATGCCGCATGCTAAGCACGGGACACGAACGATGCGACATCAATTTGACGCATGCGCCGCGACGTGCCGGTTGTGACGCGAAGGTCGCGAACCGAAGGTCGCGAACCGAAGGTCGCGAACCGAAGGTTGCGACGCCCGCGCGTCACACCGCCCGCGCAAAATGTCCGCGCGTAAACTCGCCGTTGAGCAGGGTCCGCACGGCCATGGCGTCGGCCGACTCGCCAGCCGCCAGCGCATCGAGCTGCTGGCGATAGCCCCGTACGATGGCCTCTATGGGGTCGCCCGGCACGTTGAACAGCAAGTGATAGCCACGCACGCCCTGCGCCCACAGCGCGGGGAGATGCTCACTGCCATCGATGGGGCGCGAATGCAGCAGACGGTTGCGGCAGTTGCTGTCGGTGGCCACCGCGAACGTGTAGCCTGCCGGATCGGTGAGGGACACGTTCGTGTGCTTCTGCACGCAGAGGTCGCGGCAGGTGGTCGGCTCACGCTCGAAGGCCGCACTTAGCACACAGTGCTCAATGGTCATGCCCTCGGTGCGACCATACACCAATACATCGAACCCGCGCCCCTGCCATGGACTCATCACGTCGAGCATTTCGGCCGTGGTGAGCTCAATGGACGCCGTGAGCCTTTGCGCCCCGAGTTCGAACAGCCAGGCGGCCGTGTGCTGATTGAACACGTTGGTAGCGTAGTCTCCAACTACGTGCACGCCCGCCTCGGCCAACTCGGCCAGCAGCCCGACGTGGCCCGTAAGCACCGGCAATCCCAGAGCCAGCCACTTGTCGAGGCGCTTGCGTTCTTCCGGGCGCACGATGGTGGGCGTGCGCAAACGAAGCCCGACGCCCTGCGCCGCCAGTTCATCGCGCAGCGCGGTGACCCGCGTAACCGGGGGCATCGGGTGCCGGAGAAACGGATCGAGCACCACCTCCGTCGCGCCGCCTGCCGCGGCGGCGCGCGCACCGTCGAGATCGTACACAATCGCACGCAGCGCGAGTGGCTCGTCCGCGCGTTCGCTCGCAGCCATCCCGCCCTTCTCGTAAACGGTTACGGCCTCAATGCGCGCCACCTGCTCGGCAATTTGTGATTCGCGAACGGCTTGCTCACTCATGGCCGCCCAACTGCGCTGCTCAAGCAACTGCTCGGTGGCCTGCTGACGCAGCTGGTTGAGCTCACTCACCGGAAGAAAGAGTCCGGCGGCGAGCCCGCTGATGTCCACACTCCCCAGCTTGAACGGCGTCTCGCCGAGGCGGCCGAATTGCTCGCGCAACTGGGTCATGTCGAGCGCGCGCTTGCTGGCCGGTGCCAGCGCCACATCGCCACGCACCGTGACTTCATGCTCGCCGCACTGCCACACCGTCTTGAGCGGCCCACCGGCATGTCCGAAGCAGCGCACATCCACGCGCGTGAGGCCCACGCGCGTTGGAAGCGGTACCGCCGCGTAGCTGGCCTGCGCCGCCGCAAGCAGCGTGGCGTCGCTCGTGCGCACCACCCGCCAGCCTTCGGACACGCGCACCACCCGCGGCCCACTGCGCACATGGACTGCCTGACGGAATACACCGGCACGCGAAGACAGGGTGCGCACCTGCTGTACACTGCCCCCGAGCGACGCTGCAGACCCCTCCTCCGGCGCTTCGAAACCGACGCCGTCGCCAACCGCGAGAGCGCGGGACACTTCGACAATGAGATCCTGTCCCTCCTGCCCCACCACCATGCCAAGTGGCAGACCACGATTGTCGGGCTGCGTGCGCGTGATGTACTCCCGACCCTGACGCCCGCCGTACATGCCGCCGGTGTTGCCGCGGCTGAAGATCTGCACCAGCGGTTCCACAGCATCCGGCGACGGCGCCTGTCCCCGTTCTCCCCGCGCGATGGCGTCGAGCCACCCGCGATAGGCCTTGGTTACGGTGGCCACGTACTCGGGCTTCTTCTTGCGACCTTCCACCTTGAGGCAGCCGACACCGAGATCTGCAATGGCTTCCAGGTGATCGTGCGCCGCCAGATCCTTGGTGCTAATGAGGTAGCCGCGGTCGAGCGTGGCGCCGGTGATCTCATCGTTCAGCGTGTAATCCTTGCGACACGACTGGGCACAGGACCCGCGATTGGCTGAGCGCTCGCTGATCATGCCAGACATGAAGCACTGACCGGAGTACGAGATGCACAGCGCGCCGTGCACGAATGTCTCGAGACTGAGGTCGGGCACTTCCGTGCGGATGGCCCGGATGTCCTCCAGGGTATTCTCCCGCGCCAACACCACGCGCTCAACGCCGAGCCGCTGCATGACGCGTGCACCGGCCACGTCATGAATGGTCATCTGCGTGGAACCGTGCACCTCAAGCTGCGGATACACGCGTTGGATGAGCCGCACCACGCCAAGATCCTGCACAATGGCCGCATCGATGCCGCGGTCCACGCACTCGCCGAGATAGCGCAGGGCTTCGACGAGCTCGTGGGGCTTGATCAGCACATTGAACGTGAGGTACACGCGCACGCCGCGCCCGTGGGCAATGGCGCAGGCCTGTTCCAGCTCGTCGAGGGACAGCTGCGCGCCCTCGTCGCGCGCGTTGTACATGGACGCGCCGAGGTACACGGCATTGGCGCCATTGGCCACGGCGGCCCGTACGGCGTCCAGCGTGCCGGCGGGGGCGAGAAGTTCGGGAACCTGCGACGAGCGGGGCATTCGGAAAATCTAACCACCCCCGAGCGAAGACCGAAGATTTCGCGAGTCTCAATTCCGATTGCGAGAGCCGAATTGACCCTGCACTTTGCAGAAGTCGGACGGCTCCGCGGGTTTCCAGCGCGGGCGGAACGGGTTCACGTCAATGGAGGAGTACATGGCGGTTACGCTCTACCGGATGCGCAGCGGCAAGGTGCACAGCTTCAACCGTATGGCGTACGGGATCGAGAATACCAGTCTCATTCCCGCGACACCGGCCGCGGATGGCAGCAAGCGACGCTATCTGTTCAGTGAGGACGGCGTTGGCATCTACCCGGTGCTCATTCGCGGTGATTCTTCAAAGGAGATCGTGGCCTGGCTGGCGCAAGCCAAGGGGGTGCGGTTCACGATCAAGGGCCGTGAGATCGTCGAGGATGAGGACGATTTTGATGCCATGCTGACGCGGGAGCTGGAGGAGAAAACCGGCGCCTACAGCTACAAGGCCACGAACACCATGGAAGGGTTCACCATCTGCTGCAAATGGCACATGCATCGCACCACCAGCAAGGCCATCGAGATTCACGACGGCGGCATGGACGCCTTCAAGAGCATGGCGTTGTTCACCGGCGGCATGCTCGGTGGGGGCATCAGCAATCTCGTCAGCCCCGCGTCGTCCGGTGTGCCGTCGAACGCCAAGGTGGGCATCGAAGTCACCAAAGGCCTCGTGGGCTCGGCGCCTGATGTCTATGACATCGGCAGCACGCTCAAGGGCGGCGGTGGTGGCAAGTCGGACGTCGGCTTCATGGTGTCGTACTTGCCGCTCAAGGGGGGTACCAACACCGGCAAGAGCAGCATCGCGGCGCGGAGTCTCGCGCGCATTGCCGACCGCATCTGGCCCGGCTGAACGCGGCCTTCGCCAGGTACGGCACCAGGTACATTGCCAGGTTCATCACAGCACAGCAGCGCGCCCCGGGGACCAGCAAGGTTCCCGGGGCGCGCTGTCTTGTGGTGCATCGTTTCCGGTGGCTGACCGGAATGTGTGGCCGGAACGTGTCAGGACACGCGTCAGGAGCGGTTGAGACGCCGGAGGAATCGCAGACCCAGCGCAATGAGCACCAGCGCGATGCCCAGCCAGCGCAGCCACTCCTGCCCCGTGCGCTGAGCCATGGTGAAGGCCACCACGCCCCCCACAATGAGCACGAGCCGAAGACGGAGAATCACCGCGCGATCAGCCCGCGTAGGCCGGAAGGCCGGCCGCCGATGCTTCCGCATCGGGAACGGTGATCACCAGGCGCAACAACGCCGTGGAGTACACCTTGCCCTGTGCATCGGTCTTGAGTGACAGCGTGCCACCGCCATCGAGCGCACCATGCAGCAGAAAGTTGAGCGCCCCGAGATTGGGCAACTCGAAGCGCACCACGTCACCCGTGATCTGGCCGGCGAAGTGCGCGGCCACGGCATCACGCGTCACGTAGCGATCGAGGATGGGATACCACGCCGGCTTGAGGGCAATGAGGCCCACGTTGGCGGTGTCTCCCTTGTCGCCGCTGCGGGCGTGGGCGATGTCCAGCAATCGAACCTGCATGCTCACTCCACGATGGTGACAGCGGTGGACACGGCGCGCTTGTCGAGCAGCGCGGGCCAGTAGGCCACGATTTCTTCAACCTTGGGGCGACCACCGGCAAAGCCGGTCACACTCGGCGGACCGTTGAGCACGAGTGGCGCAATCTCGCGCGTAAAGCGCTCGACGGCCGCGCGGTCGCTGCCACGCACGCCAATGCGATACTGCACTTCCGGCGCCTCACGTCCATCACCCGCCAACGGACCATGCGTGGCCGTGGCACCAACGAACTCGCTCAACACCTGATCGAACTTGAGACCGAGGTTGTCGAGACGCTCACGCAGTACGCGGTCGGCCAGCTGCGCCTTCTCCATGGCGTCGGGCCAGGAGTACACCAGCGTGCCCACGGCCTTGTAGCCCGAGCGATAGGCAATGGACACCTTGAGGAAGGGCGTCGGCGGCCCACCGGTGATACCGTGCACCCGCACCCGATTCTCACCGGCGTCTTCGAGACGGATGCTGGTGAAATCGGCCACCACGTCGGGCGTGATGTACGCGTTCGGATCGCCCATTTCGTACACCAGCTGCTCCGTCACGCTGGGCACACTCACGCGGCCGCCGGTGTTGGCGTGCTTGGTGATGACAAACGTGCCATCGGCCTGCGCCTCGGCAATGGGATAGCCGACGTTGGCCAGATCGGGGATGTTGCGCCAGTCGTGCAGGCAGTTGCCGCCCGAGCACTGCGCGCCACACTCGAGAATGTGGCCGGCCACAATTCCTGCCGCGAGCCGGTTCCAGTCGTCGGCGGCCCACCCGAACTCGTGACGCAGCGGCGCCATGGTGAGCGCGGTGTCGGTGCTGCGACCGGTGACCACGACGTTGGCGCCCTGCTGCAGCGCCTCCACGATTGGCGTAGAGCCGATGTACGCGTTGGCCGAGAGCACGCGGTCACGGATGTTCGCGAGCGGCTCGTTGGTGTCCATGTTGCGCAGCTCGTGACCCGCCGCGAGCAGCTCATCGAGGCGATCGAGAATGTCGTCGCCGGTGACCACGCCGATGCGAATCTTGCCACGCACGCCATGCTTGCTGGCCGCTTCGAGGACGGCGTCGGCGCAGGCCATCGGGTTCACCCCACCAGCGTTGGCAATGACCTTCACGCCGCGCTCGGCCACGGCCGGAAACACACTCTCCATCGCGCCAATGAAGTCCCGCGCGTATCCCATGCGGGGATCGCGCTCCTTCTGCTTCTGCACGATGGACATGGTGACTTCCGCGAGGTAGTCCAGCATCAGGTAGTCCACCTGACCGCCTTCCACCTGACGGCGGGGGGCTTCCAGCCAGTCCCCCCAGAATCCCTGTCCGCTGGCCACGCGCACGACGCGCGACCCGTTCTGTTGCGACTCCGACATCACGAAGCTCCGAAGGTGGGCATGGGCGGCAGCACAAAGGCGCCAAGGTGCGGTCCGTGATTCTGGCTGGCCGCGCGCAGCGCGAGCGCCAACAGATCCCGCGTATCTTCCGGGTACACGATGGCGTCGACAAAGCCGCGCGCCGCCGCGTACCGCGCATCGAGCTGGGTTTCGTAGTCCGCGCGCATCTGTTCAACCGCTTCCAGCACTTCCGGCGCCGGCGTGGTACCGGCCTTCTTGGCCGCGTCGAGCGCCGGACCGTGCACGGCCTGTACAGCGGCTTCGCCTTCCATCACGGCCATGCGACCCGTGGGCCACGACAGGATGAAGTCGGGATCGAAGCCCTGCCCGGCCATGGCATAGTAGCCCGCGCCGCTGGCGTGGTTGACCGTGAGCACGATTTTGGGGACGCGGGCGCAGGCCATGGCCTCCACGAAATGTGCGCCCGCGCGAATGATGCCTTCGTGCTCCGCGTCCGGCCCGACCATGAAGCCCGACACGTCCTGCACAAAGAGCAACGGGATGCCCTGCTTGTCGCAGCGCTCGATGAAGTAGGCCACCTTCTCGGCGCTTTCGGCGTAGATGATGCCGCCGAAACGCGGACGTTCACCGGGCCGTCCCTTGATGAGGCCACGCTGATTGGCGATCACGCCAACGGGGATGCCTTCGATGCGCGCATCGCCGCAGATCATCTCCTTGGCGAGGTTGGGCTGGAACTCGTCAAGTTTGCCCTCGTCGAGCACCGCGCGCAGCAGCGCGTGCATGTCGTAGGACATGCGGTGATCGGCGGGCAGCAGGTCATAGAGTGACGTGGGCGGTTCGGCAGGCGGGCGCCACGCCGAGGCCACCGCGCGCGACGGCGCGGGCAGTCGGGACACCAGCTCACGCAGCTTGTCGAGGCAGGCCGGATCGTCGTCGAGCGCATAGTGCGCCACACCCGAGACTTCGGTGTGTGTCACGGCGCCGCCGAGCGTTTCGCCATCCACGGTCTGCCCCGTGGCGCCCTTCACAAGATTCGGGCCGCCGAGGCCCATGAAGGACGTGCCCTTCACCATCAGGATGACATCGCTGAGCGCCGGCAGATATGCACCGCCCGCCACACACTGTCCCATCACGGCCGCGAACTGCGGAATGCGCAGATACCGGCGCATGATGGAGTTGTAGTAGAAAATGCGGGCCGCGCCGTACTGTCCCGGAAACACGCCGCCCTGATAGGGCAGATTCACGCCCGCCGAGTCGACGAGGTAAATGATCGGGATGCGGCAGCGCATCGCCACTTCCTGGGCGCGCAGCGTCTTCGTGATGGTCTCGGGCCACCACGAACCGGCCTTCACGGTGGCATCGTTGGCCACCACGACCACTTCCCGACCTTCAACCACGGCAATGCCCGTGATGACGCCGGCGCCAGGCGCCTGCCCATCATACTTGTCGTGGGCCACCAGCAGGCCGATCTCGAGGAAGGGCGTGTTGGGATCGCGCAAACGGTCCACACGCTCGCGCGCCGTCAGTTTGCCGCGCTTGTGCTCCTTCGCAATCTTGTCCGGTCCCCCACCCAAACGCAGGCGGGCCTCCAACTCGCGGATTTCGTCGGCGAGTTCACGCAGGCGACCGCTCATGCGTCCTGCTGCTGGCGCGACGCGAACCACTCACGGATGTAGTCCACGAGTTCCTGCGTGCTGGTACCGGGGCCGAAGAGGCGCGCCACCCCCTGCGCCTGCAACTGGTCCATGTCCTCCTTCGGGATGATACCGCCGCCCGTGAGCAGGATGTCGTCGCGTCCTTCCTCCACGAGCAGGTCGCGTACCCGAGGGAACAGCGTCATGTGCGCGCCGGAGAGAATCGACAGGCCCACGACATCTACGTCTTCCTGAACGGCGGCCGTGGCGATCATCTCGGGGGTCTGGTGCAAGCCGGTATAGATCACTTCCATGCCGGCGTCGCGGAGCGCGGCGGCCACGACCTTGGCGCCACGATCGTGTCCATCAAGGCCGGGCTTGGCGACCAGCACGCGAATTGGTCGAGTCATCGGATCGGAGGAGCAGGAGGAAAAAGTCGGCGCCCGGCGGCCTGGGCCACTCCGGGACAGCCTTGAACTTACCTAGTGGTCTTTACGCGCCACCAGCATCATCTCGCTGGATCGGCGGGTGAGCGGCTTGGCGCTCCAGGCGTCGTAGGCGGCTTCCACCACCAGCCCCACGTCCCGGAGGCGATGCGCCAGCTCGGACGCCGTGTACAGGCGAATGCGGTGCGAGCGCTCACCATGTCCCTTGGGGCCACGCCAGGTGGACGTGATGTCGAGGAAACCCGAGAGCGGATCGAAGCGACGCTCCTGACCGAACACCGTGCCGTCGGCCGAGGACCACCAGTCGCGCGAGAGGAACTTGGCCATCACGCCGTCACGCGCCCCGCCGTGCCACACCAGCATTCCGCCCGGCTTGAGCACCCGGGCAAACTCTTCGAGCACCGTGAGGTCATCGTTCGGATCGTCAAAAAATCCGAACGAGGTAAAGAGGTTGACCACGGCATCGAAGCGGCCGCTCCAGCGCGCCGGGAGACGGCGCATGTCCCCCTGGGTGTACCGCAACTGCTTCCCGGTTCCCCGGCGCCGTGCAACCTCCAGCAGGTCCTCGGAGTAGTCGAGGCCGTCCACATCAAAGCCGGCTTCCGCCAGGAGATGCGCGTGACGACCCTGCCCGCAGGGACAATCGAGCACCCGCGCGCCTGACGGCAGCGCGAGCACGTCGATGAGGCGTGCGACCTCATGGCGGTCCTGCACGAGATCGAACAGCGGCTCGTACTCGTGCAGGTACTGCGCGTCGAACTGCGTCGCCCACCACGGCGCCGCGGCGGTTGCCCCGCCAGCCTTGGCTTTGCGAGCCGGGCTCAGAAGAACACCGGTTCGCGATAGGCGCCGAACACATCCTCGAGGGCGGCGCGAATCTCGTACAGCGTGCAGTAGGAGCGCGCGCAGTCGAGAATGCGCGGTACCACGTTCTCGCTGCCACGCGCAGCCTGACGCAGTGCGTCGAGATTGCGCTCGCAAAGGGCGTTGTCGCGTCCGGCACGCATGGCTGCCATCTTGGCGCGCTGCTCGGTCTCCGCCTCCTCACCGATGCGGAGAATCGGAATGG
The Gemmatimonas sp. UBA7669 genome window above contains:
- a CDS encoding class I SAM-dependent methyltransferase produces the protein MQDRHEVARLIDVLALPSGARVLDCPCGQGRHAHLLAEAGFDVDGLDYSEDLLEVARRRGTGKQLRYTQGDMRRLPARWSGRFDAVVNLFTSFGFFDDPNDDLTVLEEFARVLKPGGMLVWHGGARDGVMAKFLSRDWWSSADGTVFGQERRFDPLSGFLDITSTWRGPKGHGERSHRIRLYTASELAHRLRDVGLVVEAAYDAWSAKPLTRRSSEMMLVARKDH